In Streptomyces paludis, the genomic stretch GGCCGGGGCGCGTAACGCCGTAACGCCGTCGCCGTGCTCCCCGGCCGCCGGTCGGGGAGCACGGCGCGCCCACGGGCCGCCGCGTCATACGAACAGGAACGCCGCCGCCGAAGCCGCCCCCAGTCCCGTGCCCGCCACCGTCTGCGCGACCGTGTGGTACTTCAGCGCCACCCGTGACCAGCACACCGCCAGCGTCATCGCGTACCCGAGCAGCCACCAGGGCGAGTGCGCGGCGGCGAGCAGTGCCACGACGCCCGAGCCGACGGTCGCGTCCACCGAGATCTTCCACACGGTGTTGACGGCCAGCAGGCCGACCGTCATCGCCCACAGCCCGAGCATCGCCGCGAGGATGCCGGCCGGCGCGCCGCCGAGGACCATGATCAGGGACCCGGTGCCGATGGAGCCGAGGATGACGAGGAAGATCGGCGCCCGCTTCGTACGGTCGACGACGTGCCGGTCGCCCCAGGCGCCCCGCTTCCGCCGCCATTCGATGTAGCCGGCGGGGATCAGCCCGGCGCACAGGGCGGCGAGCAAGCCCCACGGCAGCCCGGTCCAGTCGCCCGCCGCCGCCCAGCCGACGCCGGGCATGCAGACCAGCAGGAGATTGCGCGGCTGGAAGACGTTGGTGACCGTACGGGCGGCGGTGAGACGGGGACTCACGGCCTCCGCGTCCGTATCCGCATCCGCCTCCGTATCCGCCTCTACCTTCGTGTCGACCCTGCTCACGCTGTCCTCTCCTTGCCCCCGGTCTTCAGAGTCTCCAGGGTATTCAGTACGTCCCGCACCCGGTCGTCGGTGATCGTCCGGTACGCGCTCGCCACCCGTACCAGCCAGGCCACTTCGCCGTCCTGGTCGGTGGCGTGGTTCGCCTCGATGGCCGCCGCGCCGCCCGCCGGCGCGCCGCCGTTCTTCGCGGCCAGGGCGGACTTGATCCAGTACGCGTCGGCCAGCGGCCCCTCGCCCGACGCACCCGGGCCGTCGGCCGCAGCGGCGGCGGCAGCCTCCTTGGCCGCCGGGACGAGGCCGTCCGGTACGTAGTGCCGCAGCTTCTCCACCGCGTCCGCGATGTCGGCGGCCCACCGGTCGATCCGCAGGTCCACCGGGGTGTCGAAGCGGGTGAGTTCGCGCGCCAGCGACCTCGGCGGTTCGAAGGGCTGGTCGGGGAAGGCCGTCATCAGCTCGTGCCACAGCGGGTGCAGCCGCGCCTGCGCCCGGCGCAGCTTCAGCCGGCGCCAGCCCGTACTGAAGGCGGGAAGGGAGGCGCCGAGCGCGAAGAAGGCGAAGAGGACGAGCTGAGCGGCCTCGGTGATCTGGTCGAAGCGGAGCGCGAAGTGCTCGCTCGGGGTGTCGACCACGCTGATCCACATGAAGAGCGTCCGGCTGACGGTGTAGCCGACGCCGATGAACATCGCGAACGTCATCATGCCCAGCCCCACCCGCAGATGGCGGCGGGTGGCCCCGGCGGTGGCCAGCGCCCACTGGTACGCGCAGACGGCCGACGCCGCGCCCAGGTAGAGGTAGAAGACGCTCATGTAGAGCGTGGCGCCCCACTCGCCCGCGTGATCGGAGACAAAGCGGTCCGAGGGGACGGAGCGGTCGACCACCGTGAAGAACAGCGCGGTCAGCAGGGCGAGTGTGGCGACGGCGGTCCGGGCCGCGAGACGCTGGACGCGGCGGGCGAACCGTACGTGCCGGGGGATGTCGCCGTCGGTCGGGTACTGGCCGTAGATGGCGACGATGTAGCTGAGGATGGCCAGGATCGCGATGGTCGCCGTGTAGTGCTTGATGAGGACGGCCAGGTCGGTGACGGGGCTGTTGTTGAGCCCGATCCGTACGGCGCTGGTCTTGGTCCAGAGGGCGATGGCGAATCCGGCGTAGCAGCCCCAGAGGGCGCGCCGGCGTCTGTCGTCCTCGTCGCCCCACAGGGCGGCCGGCATGCGCCAGAGGGCGACGGCGGTCATCAGGGCGGCTATGAGGTAGCCGGCGAGGTCGAGCGCGCTCACGGGTGGGGTCCTTGGGGGGTGGCGGGGTGGCGGGGTTTGGTAACGGACGTAACGGACGTACGGGCTTACGGACGTACGGCTTACGGGCGGAAGAAGCCGCCGCCGCCACCGATGCCCCGGCGGCGGCGTGCGACCGGCCGGGAGAGCGAGTTGGCCAGTCGGCCCACCATGTCATCTGTGGACATGTCCCTGACCATCTGGGGGATGAGTGACGCACCGAATTCGGCCACTCGCTCATCGTGGGTGTCGTACTGCGCGCGTGCCTGGATCGTGGTCGGCCGGTTCGCCGGGTTCGCCGGTTCTGCCGCATTCGCGGGCTGCGCCGGGTCCGTCGACAGCATCCGGCCGATCAGCGACGGGTCGAAGACGGGCAGCAGCCGCGAGAGTTGCTCCGCGTCGAGCGTCGTGCCGTGGTCGAACCACTCGTGGCACAGCTCGTGCAGGATGACGTGCTGGGTCTGGTACGCGGTCGGGCGGCGCCGGTAGAGCACGAGGCTGGTGGAGCCGGAGGCGAGGCGCAGCCCGCAGGCGGCGTTCACGCGGGCCAGCTGGTCGGGCAGTTCGTGCAGCACGATCGTCCGGCCCCGGGCCGCCTCCATGTTCGCCACGAGCCCGGCGACGCTGAACGGTGTGGGGAGGGGGAGGTCGGCCAGGCCGGCTTCGCACTCCCGCCGCAGTTCGCGCAGAGACATCGAGGACCTCTTGGTCGGTCGGGGCGGTGGCGGTCTACGGCTCGGAGCCCGTGCCGGCGCCCGTAACGGGGCCCGCGCCCGTGCCCGTACCCCCGCCGGCGCCCGTGCCCCCATCGGCACCCGTACCGCCGCCCGAGCCCTTCGCCTGGGCCTCCTCCAGCAGGGACATCGCGAAGCGCAGCAGCTCGGGCGGGAGTCCGCTCTCGTCCACCCCGCGTCCCGCCACCCCGCTGATCTCGCCGGTCCTGCGCTTCGCGAGGAACTGGAGACCGGCGACGACGTCGTCGACGACCTCGGACTCCTCCTTGAAGAAGCGCCAGTCCACGCCGAATCCCAGCCCGAGCGCCCGGAGGATCTCCTCCGAGGGGTGGGTGACCTTCCCCGCGAGGATGTTGGAGAAGTAGCTGTGGGAGAGGGCGCCGCCGCGCTCCTTGACCAGGTCGGCGAAGAACCGGCCCGAGACCTTCTGGTCCGGGAAGGTCGTCTCCACCATGTACTCGACCTTCTGCCGCAACGTCTTCAGCTGCGGCGCGTGCTCTCCGCCGTTGTCCATCCACGCCCCCACCGCGATCCGGGTCCGCCGTACTTTAACGGACCCGTCCCATGAATGTCCGGTGCAGGAATCGGTGCCGAGCTTGCGGAAACACTCTGCGTCACTGTTAACTCAAAAAAACACGGGCAAGGAGCCACGAGGGGAGTTCCTTGCCCGTGCGAAGCGCGCGCTGAAAGTGCGTCGGAGCACGCCGGAAGTGCGTCGAAAGCGCACCGGCATTCACGCGCGAGGGGCGCGAGAGGCTTGTGGGGCGCGGGAGGAAAGGGGTGTAGCCCTTCGCGACGGGGGATGCACGAAGGGCTACGAGAACCATTATGACACCTTGTCAGTGATGGCGGAAAGCCGAGAGACCCCATTGGTCGATTTTCTCGGTTGCGGATGGCTGAAAATGATCCCTCGGCATACGGTCCTGAACGGGCTTCGGAGGCGCGGTCGTTACGGGCGCTCGGCCGCGAATTGGGCCGCCCAGGCCAGCGGGGCGTTCCAGTTGACGGCCACTTCGTTCGTGGAATACGACTCGATGTCGTCGATGTAGCAGGCGGCCGGCGCGCACCCGCGCAGCCGCTCCGCCGCCACCGGGTCCTGGAGACCGGAGTTGGGGCCGCCCGCGAGCGACCCGGCCGGCGGGTTCGGGAGCGAGGCGTCCGCCTGGTGCGCCCAGAAGCGGTGGTGCTGGTTCCGGGACGCTTGGGTGCCGTAACCGCTGATGTAGGACTGGCCGAGGGCGTTGCGGCCCAGCAGGTAGTCCAGCGCCTCGATGGCGCCGGCGCGGTAGCGCGGCTGCCGGGTCAGGTCGTACGCGGTGCCCAGGACGACGGCGTTGCCCGCGACTTGGCCGTTGGAGCCCCAGTAGTACGCGGTGGACGGCAGCGGTACGGCGTACCCCTGGCCGGCCATGGTGGCGAGATGGGTGTCGGCGGCCGTGGTCACCGAGGCGCGCAGCCGGGCGGTGTCGGCGGCCGGGAGGCCGGT encodes the following:
- a CDS encoding phosphatase PAP2 family protein, producing the protein MSPRLTAARTVTNVFQPRNLLLVCMPGVGWAAAGDWTGLPWGLLAALCAGLIPAGYIEWRRKRGAWGDRHVVDRTKRAPIFLVILGSIGTGSLIMVLGGAPAGILAAMLGLWAMTVGLLAVNTVWKISVDATVGSGVVALLAAAHSPWWLLGYAMTLAVCWSRVALKYHTVAQTVAGTGLGAASAAAFLFV
- a CDS encoding toxin; amino-acid sequence: MSLRELRRECEAGLADLPLPTPFSVAGLVANMEAARGRTIVLHELPDQLARVNAACGLRLASGSTSLVLYRRRPTAYQTQHVILHELCHEWFDHGTTLDAEQLSRLLPVFDPSLIGRMLSTDPAQPANAAEPANPANRPTTIQARAQYDTHDERVAEFGASLIPQMVRDMSTDDMVGRLANSLSRPVARRRRGIGGGGGFFRP
- a CDS encoding MAB_1171c family putative transporter — translated: MSALDLAGYLIAALMTAVALWRMPAALWGDEDDRRRRALWGCYAGFAIALWTKTSAVRIGLNNSPVTDLAVLIKHYTATIAILAILSYIVAIYGQYPTDGDIPRHVRFARRVQRLAARTAVATLALLTALFFTVVDRSVPSDRFVSDHAGEWGATLYMSVFYLYLGAASAVCAYQWALATAGATRRHLRVGLGMMTFAMFIGVGYTVSRTLFMWISVVDTPSEHFALRFDQITEAAQLVLFAFFALGASLPAFSTGWRRLKLRRAQARLHPLWHELMTAFPDQPFEPPRSLARELTRFDTPVDLRIDRWAADIADAVEKLRHYVPDGLVPAAKEAAAAAAADGPGASGEGPLADAYWIKSALAAKNGGAPAGGAAAIEANHATDQDGEVAWLVRVASAYRTITDDRVRDVLNTLETLKTGGKERTA